From the genome of Nodosilinea sp. FACHB-141, one region includes:
- a CDS encoding N-acetyltransferase, whose product MTAEQFFVLPGYSLRVGSTHDRATVVKFMKRTYSEFDPHQPTGHIAATVDRYLGRDTPLWWVDVESTAGSPAAPVGAIWLGQATDQRSGVLHPYVLMLYVAREHRRRGIATALLAVAHQWAQQQGHRQISLQVFSDNQVAQALYQSLGYYPEAILLKKELGSAASEIP is encoded by the coding sequence ATGACAGCTGAGCAATTCTTTGTGTTACCGGGTTACAGCCTGCGGGTAGGCTCTACCCACGATCGCGCCACCGTGGTCAAATTCATGAAGCGCACCTACAGCGAGTTTGACCCCCACCAGCCTACGGGCCACATTGCCGCCACAGTCGATCGCTACCTCGGTCGAGACACGCCCCTCTGGTGGGTAGATGTGGAGTCTACCGCTGGTTCTCCCGCTGCCCCGGTAGGGGCGATCTGGCTAGGGCAAGCGACCGATCAGCGCAGCGGCGTTCTGCATCCCTACGTGCTGATGCTCTACGTCGCCCGCGAGCATCGGCGGCGCGGCATCGCCACGGCTCTACTCGCGGTGGCTCACCAGTGGGCGCAGCAGCAGGGGCACAGGCAGATTAGCTTGCAAGTGTTTAGCGACAATCAGGTAGCGCAGGCGCTATATCAATCTCTCGGCTATTACCCTGAGGCCATTCTGCTGAAGAAGGAGTTAGGCTCAGCCGCTAGCGAGATTCCTTAA